Proteins co-encoded in one Juglans regia cultivar Chandler chromosome 16, Walnut 2.0, whole genome shotgun sequence genomic window:
- the LOC108987106 gene encoding uncharacterized protein LOC108987106: MLSSPSTTLICLVFALRHKPTPGFDLLNKTGRAKTFILLQNSCPLLLLPPFTACQRHFIVTGIELHCLVEGRLVAKAAKSQMSNEVKVNISSRHAPWLKQTNNEGSSCWIGSMTMTHVVKGHRMSKTKKESGRTFSLGFGISIVIGEEDTLDGAQLRWNGGLG, translated from the exons ATGCTATCATCGCCCTCCACCACTCTCATATGTTTGGTGTTTGCTCTCCGACACAAACCAACGCCTGGCTTTGACCTTTTGAACAAAACAGGTAGGgctaaaacatttattttgctCCAAAATAGTTGTCCATTGCTCCTGTTGCCACCTTTCACTGCATGCCAGAGACATTTCATAGTTACCGGCATCGAGCTACACTG cCTAGTTGAAGGACGATTGGTAGCAAAAGCAGCAAAATCACAAATGAGTAATGAGGTCAAAGTAAATATAAGCTCTAGACATGCACCTTGGTTGAAGCAAACTAACAATGAAGGGTCTTCATGCTGGATTGGATCTATGACGATGACGCACGTTGTAAAGGGTCATCGGATGTCAAAGACAAAGAAGGAGAGTGGCCGGACGTTTTCCCTTGGCTTCGGTATATCTATTGTCATCGGTGAAGAGGACACCTTAGATGGAGCACAACTTCGATGGAACGGAGGCCTGGGTTAG
- the LOC108987115 gene encoding DEAD-box ATP-dependent RNA helicase 22 isoform X2: MLLYRSASFFHFYELSSPPKFLSQFKRSFSFRSNVSCPSSSPLHFSLKELRCGRARAFATAAAVLSQRKGSDTFFADEDVSWTSLGISEKLSRALYAAGIDRPSLVQAACVPAILSEKDVVLAAETGSGKTYGYLTPLMDRLRTARDDFANTVPDQDLAQSQRLCLVLCPNVLLCEQVVRMANCLCGDDGEPLLKVSAVCGRQGWPVNAPDIIVSTPAALLNNIDPDKPRRLEFLRCVKFVVFDEADMLLCGGFQNKVLRLINMLRFDEKLLSRSNKTVSEWPMELESESLSNFTLDDKKDLKTEIISEGKDDSEDVDVDNAVEDVDVDNIVEDADVDNLVEDVENGSIKRKDWRRVRKYYERSKQYIFVAATLPVNGKKTAGAVLKHMFPNANWVSGTYLHCHNPRLKQRWIQVTLETQVDELIKAVKSKDGECRTMVFANTVEAVEAVANVLLKAGIECYRYHKDFSLEERTQTLADFQGKGGILVCTDAAARGVDIPNVSHVIQADFATSAVDFLHRVGRTARAGQFGLVTSLYTDSNRDLVAAVRQAWELGQPVETAFSRKRSFRNKLKKRGLGKEQRLVNS; encoded by the exons ATGCTTCTATATCGCTCAgcttcattttttcatttctacGAGCTGTCATCTCCGCCCAAATTCCTTTCCCAATTCAAACGCTCTTTCtcatttcgctctaatgtttcatgcccttcttcttctcctttgcATTTTTCGCTGAAAGAACTACGCTGTGGACGAGCAAGGGCTTTTGCAACTGCAGCCGCCGTCCTTTCACAAAGAAAGGGCAGTGATACATTTTTCGCGGACGAGGACGTTTCATGGACATCCCTTGGCATTTCCGAAAAGCTTTCTCGGGCTCTCTATGCTGCCGGCATCGACAGGCCGTCTCTGGTCCAG GCTGCTTGCGTACCAGCTATACTTTCGGAAAAGGATGTGGTTCTGGCTGCAGAGACTGGTAGTGGTAAAACATATGGATATTTGACTCCTCTAATGGATAGGCTGCGCACTGCCCGTGATGATTTTGCAAATACAGTTCCTGATCAAGATTTGGCTCAATCCCAAAGACTCTGTCTTGTTCTTTGCCCCAATGTGTTGCTTTGTGAGCAAGTGGTTCGAATGGCTAATTGTCTTTGTGGTGATGATGGTGAACCACTCCTCAAAGTTTCAGCTGTCTGTGGTCGACAG GGATGGCCAGTTAATGCGCCTGACATTATTGTGTCCACCCCAGCTGCTCTTCTGAATAATATTGACCCAGACAAACCCCGTCGGCTGGAGTTTCTGCGTTGTGTAAAATTTGTG GTGTTTGATGAAGCAGACATGCTTCTCTGTGGGGGCTTCCAGAATAAAGTTCTTCGTCTGATAAACATGCTCCGCTTTGACGAAAAGCTATTGTCTAGGTCAAACAAAACTGTATCTGAGTGGCCAATGGAACTGGAATCTGAATCCTTATCAAACTTCACTTTAGATGATAAGAAAGACCTAAAAACCGAAATCATATCAGAAGGGAAAGATGATTCTGAGGATGTTGATGTTGACAATGCAGTAGAGGATGTTGACGTTGATAACATAGTAGAGGATGCTGATGTTGACAACTTAGTAGAGGATGTTGAAAATGGgtcaattaaaagaaaagactgGAGGAGAGTGAGGAAATATTATGAGCGCAGTAAACAGTACATTTTTGTTGCAGCCACCCTTCCAGTGAATGGAAAGAAAACTGCTGGGGCAGTGTTGAAACATATGTTTCCAAATGCCAATTGGGTTAGTGGAACGTATCTTCATTGTCACAACCCCAG ATTGAAGCAGAGGTGGATTCAAGTTACACTTGAGACTCAGGTGGATGAACTCATAAAGGCCGTCAAATCTAAAGATGGCGAATGCCGAACCATGGTCTTTGCAAACACTGTTGAGGCCGTTGAAGCAGTGGCAAATGTATTGCTGAAAGCTGGGATTGAGTGTTACCGTTACCATAAGGATTTTTCCTTGGAGGAGCGTACTCAGACATTAGCTGATTTCCAAGGAAAAGGTGGCATTCTTGTGTGTACTGATGCTGCTGCACGTGGTGTTGACATACCAAATGTGTCACATGTTATTCAG GCAGACTTTGCTACTTCTGCCGTAGATTTCCTGCATAGGGTTGGTCGCACTGCTAGAGCTGGTCAATTTGGACTTGTCACTAGCCTGTACACTGATTCCAACCGGGATCTTGTTGCTGCAGTTCGTCAAGCATGGGAGCTTGGTCAGCCTGTG GAGACAGCATTTAGCAGGAAAAGAAGCTTCCGCAACAAACTTAAGAAAAGAG GTTTGGGCAAAGAGCAGAGACTTGTCAATAGTTGA
- the LOC108987115 gene encoding DEAD-box ATP-dependent RNA helicase 22 isoform X1 encodes MLLYRSASFFHFYELSSPPKFLSQFKRSFSFRSNVSCPSSSPLHFSLKELRCGRARAFATAAAVLSQRKGSDTFFADEDVSWTSLGISEKLSRALYAAGIDRPSLVQAACVPAILSEKDVVLAAETGSGKTYGYLTPLMDRLRTARDDFANTVPDQDLAQSQRLCLVLCPNVLLCEQVVRMANCLCGDDGEPLLKVSAVCGRQGWPVNAPDIIVSTPAALLNNIDPDKPRRLEFLRCVKFVVFDEADMLLCGGFQNKVLRLINMLRFDEKLLSRSNKTVSEWPMELESESLSNFTLDDKKDLKTEIISEGKDDSEDVDVDNAVEDVDVDNIVEDADVDNLVEDVENGSIKRKDWRRVRKYYERSKQYIFVAATLPVNGKKTAGAVLKHMFPNANWVSGTYLHCHNPRLKQRWIQVTLETQVDELIKAVKSKDGECRTMVFANTVEAVEAVANVLLKAGIECYRYHKDFSLEERTQTLADFQGKGGILVCTDAAARGVDIPNVSHVIQADFATSAVDFLHRVGRTARAGQFGLVTSLYTDSNRDLVAAVRQAWELGQPVETAFSRKRSFRNKLKKRAGLGKEQRLVNS; translated from the exons ATGCTTCTATATCGCTCAgcttcattttttcatttctacGAGCTGTCATCTCCGCCCAAATTCCTTTCCCAATTCAAACGCTCTTTCtcatttcgctctaatgtttcatgcccttcttcttctcctttgcATTTTTCGCTGAAAGAACTACGCTGTGGACGAGCAAGGGCTTTTGCAACTGCAGCCGCCGTCCTTTCACAAAGAAAGGGCAGTGATACATTTTTCGCGGACGAGGACGTTTCATGGACATCCCTTGGCATTTCCGAAAAGCTTTCTCGGGCTCTCTATGCTGCCGGCATCGACAGGCCGTCTCTGGTCCAG GCTGCTTGCGTACCAGCTATACTTTCGGAAAAGGATGTGGTTCTGGCTGCAGAGACTGGTAGTGGTAAAACATATGGATATTTGACTCCTCTAATGGATAGGCTGCGCACTGCCCGTGATGATTTTGCAAATACAGTTCCTGATCAAGATTTGGCTCAATCCCAAAGACTCTGTCTTGTTCTTTGCCCCAATGTGTTGCTTTGTGAGCAAGTGGTTCGAATGGCTAATTGTCTTTGTGGTGATGATGGTGAACCACTCCTCAAAGTTTCAGCTGTCTGTGGTCGACAG GGATGGCCAGTTAATGCGCCTGACATTATTGTGTCCACCCCAGCTGCTCTTCTGAATAATATTGACCCAGACAAACCCCGTCGGCTGGAGTTTCTGCGTTGTGTAAAATTTGTG GTGTTTGATGAAGCAGACATGCTTCTCTGTGGGGGCTTCCAGAATAAAGTTCTTCGTCTGATAAACATGCTCCGCTTTGACGAAAAGCTATTGTCTAGGTCAAACAAAACTGTATCTGAGTGGCCAATGGAACTGGAATCTGAATCCTTATCAAACTTCACTTTAGATGATAAGAAAGACCTAAAAACCGAAATCATATCAGAAGGGAAAGATGATTCTGAGGATGTTGATGTTGACAATGCAGTAGAGGATGTTGACGTTGATAACATAGTAGAGGATGCTGATGTTGACAACTTAGTAGAGGATGTTGAAAATGGgtcaattaaaagaaaagactgGAGGAGAGTGAGGAAATATTATGAGCGCAGTAAACAGTACATTTTTGTTGCAGCCACCCTTCCAGTGAATGGAAAGAAAACTGCTGGGGCAGTGTTGAAACATATGTTTCCAAATGCCAATTGGGTTAGTGGAACGTATCTTCATTGTCACAACCCCAG ATTGAAGCAGAGGTGGATTCAAGTTACACTTGAGACTCAGGTGGATGAACTCATAAAGGCCGTCAAATCTAAAGATGGCGAATGCCGAACCATGGTCTTTGCAAACACTGTTGAGGCCGTTGAAGCAGTGGCAAATGTATTGCTGAAAGCTGGGATTGAGTGTTACCGTTACCATAAGGATTTTTCCTTGGAGGAGCGTACTCAGACATTAGCTGATTTCCAAGGAAAAGGTGGCATTCTTGTGTGTACTGATGCTGCTGCACGTGGTGTTGACATACCAAATGTGTCACATGTTATTCAG GCAGACTTTGCTACTTCTGCCGTAGATTTCCTGCATAGGGTTGGTCGCACTGCTAGAGCTGGTCAATTTGGACTTGTCACTAGCCTGTACACTGATTCCAACCGGGATCTTGTTGCTGCAGTTCGTCAAGCATGGGAGCTTGGTCAGCCTGTG GAGACAGCATTTAGCAGGAAAAGAAGCTTCCGCAACAAACTTAAGAAAAGAG CAGGTTTGGGCAAAGAGCAGAGACTTGTCAATAGTTGA
- the LOC108987115 gene encoding DEAD-box ATP-dependent RNA helicase 22 isoform X3 → MDIPWHFRKAFSGSLCCRHRQAVSGPAILSEKDVVLAAETGSGKTYGYLTPLMDRLRTARDDFANTVPDQDLAQSQRLCLVLCPNVLLCEQVVRMANCLCGDDGEPLLKVSAVCGRQGWPVNAPDIIVSTPAALLNNIDPDKPRRLEFLRCVKFVVFDEADMLLCGGFQNKVLRLINMLRFDEKLLSRSNKTVSEWPMELESESLSNFTLDDKKDLKTEIISEGKDDSEDVDVDNAVEDVDVDNIVEDADVDNLVEDVENGSIKRKDWRRVRKYYERSKQYIFVAATLPVNGKKTAGAVLKHMFPNANWVSGTYLHCHNPRLKQRWIQVTLETQVDELIKAVKSKDGECRTMVFANTVEAVEAVANVLLKAGIECYRYHKDFSLEERTQTLADFQGKGGILVCTDAAARGVDIPNVSHVIQADFATSAVDFLHRVGRTARAGQFGLVTSLYTDSNRDLVAAVRQAWELGQPVETAFSRKRSFRNKLKKRAGLGKEQRLVNS, encoded by the exons ATGGACATCCCTTGGCATTTCCGAAAAGCTTTCTCGGGCTCTCTATGCTGCCGGCATCGACAGGCCGTCTCTGGTCCAG CTATACTTTCGGAAAAGGATGTGGTTCTGGCTGCAGAGACTGGTAGTGGTAAAACATATGGATATTTGACTCCTCTAATGGATAGGCTGCGCACTGCCCGTGATGATTTTGCAAATACAGTTCCTGATCAAGATTTGGCTCAATCCCAAAGACTCTGTCTTGTTCTTTGCCCCAATGTGTTGCTTTGTGAGCAAGTGGTTCGAATGGCTAATTGTCTTTGTGGTGATGATGGTGAACCACTCCTCAAAGTTTCAGCTGTCTGTGGTCGACAG GGATGGCCAGTTAATGCGCCTGACATTATTGTGTCCACCCCAGCTGCTCTTCTGAATAATATTGACCCAGACAAACCCCGTCGGCTGGAGTTTCTGCGTTGTGTAAAATTTGTG GTGTTTGATGAAGCAGACATGCTTCTCTGTGGGGGCTTCCAGAATAAAGTTCTTCGTCTGATAAACATGCTCCGCTTTGACGAAAAGCTATTGTCTAGGTCAAACAAAACTGTATCTGAGTGGCCAATGGAACTGGAATCTGAATCCTTATCAAACTTCACTTTAGATGATAAGAAAGACCTAAAAACCGAAATCATATCAGAAGGGAAAGATGATTCTGAGGATGTTGATGTTGACAATGCAGTAGAGGATGTTGACGTTGATAACATAGTAGAGGATGCTGATGTTGACAACTTAGTAGAGGATGTTGAAAATGGgtcaattaaaagaaaagactgGAGGAGAGTGAGGAAATATTATGAGCGCAGTAAACAGTACATTTTTGTTGCAGCCACCCTTCCAGTGAATGGAAAGAAAACTGCTGGGGCAGTGTTGAAACATATGTTTCCAAATGCCAATTGGGTTAGTGGAACGTATCTTCATTGTCACAACCCCAG ATTGAAGCAGAGGTGGATTCAAGTTACACTTGAGACTCAGGTGGATGAACTCATAAAGGCCGTCAAATCTAAAGATGGCGAATGCCGAACCATGGTCTTTGCAAACACTGTTGAGGCCGTTGAAGCAGTGGCAAATGTATTGCTGAAAGCTGGGATTGAGTGTTACCGTTACCATAAGGATTTTTCCTTGGAGGAGCGTACTCAGACATTAGCTGATTTCCAAGGAAAAGGTGGCATTCTTGTGTGTACTGATGCTGCTGCACGTGGTGTTGACATACCAAATGTGTCACATGTTATTCAG GCAGACTTTGCTACTTCTGCCGTAGATTTCCTGCATAGGGTTGGTCGCACTGCTAGAGCTGGTCAATTTGGACTTGTCACTAGCCTGTACACTGATTCCAACCGGGATCTTGTTGCTGCAGTTCGTCAAGCATGGGAGCTTGGTCAGCCTGTG GAGACAGCATTTAGCAGGAAAAGAAGCTTCCGCAACAAACTTAAGAAAAGAG CAGGTTTGGGCAAAGAGCAGAGACTTGTCAATAGTTGA